One genomic region from Balaenoptera acutorostrata chromosome 1, mBalAcu1.1, whole genome shotgun sequence encodes:
- the VCAM1 gene encoding vascular cell adhesion protein 1, with translation MPRKMVVIFGASNILWMVFAVSQAFKIDIFPESKIIAQIGDSISLTCSTTGCKSPSFSWRTQIDSPLNGKVRNEGTKSTLTMDPVSLGNEHYYLCTVICESQKLEKGIPVEIYSFPKDPEIHLSGPLEVGKPVTVTCLVPDVYPFERLEIELLKGNRSVKTQNFLEVSEMKSQETKSLEVTFTPIDEDIGKALVCQATLHINEIDSQPQVRETTKKLQVYISPKDTIISVNPSTSLQEGDSVTMTCTSEGLPAPQIFWSKKLDNGNLQLLSENATLTLIAMRMEDSGIYVCEGVNLVGKDRKEVKLIVQEKMFTVEISPGSQIAAQIGDSVVLTCDVMGCESPSFSWRTQIDSPLNGKVRSEGSKSTLTLSPVRFENEHFYLCTVTCGHKKLEKGIHVELYSFLRDPEIEMSGLLVSGNPVTVSCKVPDVYPFDRLEIELLKGESIMKNKIFLEDVSKKSLETKSLEMTFIPTTEDTGKVLVCLAKLPIDEMEFEPKQRQSTQMLYVNVAPGDTTILVSPSSILEEGRSVNMTCSSDGLPAPKILWSRLLSNGDLQPLSENTTLTLTSTKMEDSGIYVCEGINQVGISRKEVELIIQVAPKDIRLTAFPSESVKEGDTVIISCTCGNVPQTLIILKKKAESGYIVLKSTDGAYTIHRAQLEDAGVYECESKNEVGLQLRSLTLDVKGRESNKHYFSPELLVLYCASSLIIPAIGMIIYFARKANMKGSYSLVEAQKSKV, from the exons ATGCCTAGGAAGATGGTTGTGATCTTTGGAGCCTCAAATATACTTTGGATGGTGTTTGCAGTTT CTCAAGCTTTTAAAATCGACATCTTCCCTGAATCCAAAATTATTGCTCAGATTGGTGACTCCATCTCACTGACTTGCAGCACAACAGGCTGCAAGTCACCATCGTTCTCCTGGAGAACTCAGATAGACAGTCCGCTGAACGGGAAGGTGAGAAATGAGGGGACCAAATCCACGCTGACCATGGATCCTGTTAGTCTGGGGAATGAACACTATTACCTGTGCACAGTGATTTGTGAGTCTCAGAAACTGGAAAAAGGAATCCCAGTGGAGATCTACT CTTTCCCTAAGGACCCAGAGATTCATTTGAGTGGCCCCCTGGAGGTTGGGAAGCCAGTCACAGTCACGTGTTTGGTCCCTGATGTTTACCCATTTGAAAGGCTGGAGATAGAATTACTGAAGGGCAACCGTTCCGTGAAGACACAGAACTTTCTGGAGGTTTCAGAAATGAAGTCCCAGGAAACGAAGAGTTTGGAAGTAACCTTCACTCCTATTGATGAGGATATTGGGAAAGCTCTTGTTTGTCAAGCTACATTACACATTAATGAAATTGATTCTCAACCCCAAGTAAGGGAGACTACAAAAAAACTGCAAGTCTACA TCTCACCCAAGGACACAATTATATCTGTGAATCCCTCCACAAGCCTGCAAGAAGGTGACTCCGTGACGATGACATGTACCAGTGAAGGTCTACCAGCTCCACAGATTTTCTGGAGCAAGAAATTAGACAATGGGAATCTACAGCTCCTTTCTGAGAATGCAACTCTCACTTTAATTGCTATGAGGATGGAAGATTCTGGAATTTATGTGTGTGAAGGAGTTAACCTGGttgggaaagacagaaaagaggtGAAATTAATTGTTCAAG AGAAAATGTTTACTGTAGAGATCTCTCCTGGATCCCAGATTGCTGCTCAGATTGGCGACTCAGTTGTGTTGACCTGTGATGTCATGGGTTGCGAGTCCCCATCTTTCTCTTGGAGAACGCAGATAGACAGCCCTCTGAACGGGAAGGTGAGGAGCGAGGGGTCCAAGTCCACGTTGACCCTGAGCCCTGTGAGATTTGAGAATGAACATTTTTATCTGTGCACCGTGACATGTGGGcataagaaactggaaaaaggaATCCATGTGGAGCTCTACT CCTTCCTTAGAGATCCAGAAATTGAGATGAGTGGTCTGTTAGTGAGTGGAAACCCAGTCACTGTAAGCTGTAAGGTTCCTGATGTGTATCCTTTTGACCGGCTGGAAATTGAATTACTTAAAGGGGAGAGTATTATGAAGAATAAAATCTTTTTGGAAGATGTAAGTAAGAAATCCCTAGAGACCAAGAGTTTGGAAATGACCTTCATCCCCACCACTGAAGATACTGGAAAAGTTCTTGTTTGTCTGGCTAAGTTACCTATTGATGAAATGGAATTTGAACCCAAACAAAGGCAGAGTACACAGATGCTATATGTTAATG TTGCTCCCGGGGATACAACCATCTTGGTCAGCCCCTCCTCCATCCTGGAGGAAGGTAGATCTGTGAATATGACATGCTCTAGCGATGGCCTTCCAGCTCCGAAAATCCTGTGGAGCAGGCTGCTAAGTAATGGGGATCTACAGCCTCTTTCTGAGAACACCACTCTTACCTTAACGTCTACAAAAATGGAAGATTCTGGTATTTATGTCTGTGAAGGCATTAACCAGGTTGGAATAAGCAGAAAAGAAGTCGAATTAATTATCCAAG TTGCTCCAAAAGATATACGACTTACAGCTTTTCCTTCTGAGAGTGTCAAGGAAGGAGACACTGTCATTATCTCCTGTACATGTGGAAATGTTCCCCAAACTTTGATAATCCTGAAGAAAAAAGCAGAGTCAGGCTACATAGTGCTGAAGTCTACAGATGGTGCATATACCATCCACAGGGCCCAGCTGGAGGATGCAGGAGTATACGAATGTGAATCTAAAAATGAAGTTGGCTTGCAATTAAGAAGCCTAACACTTGATGTTaaag GAAGAGAAAGTAACAAGCACTATTTTTCTCCTGAACTTCTCGTGCTCTATTGTGCATCCTCCTTAATAATACCTGCCATTGGAATGATTATTTACTTTGCTAGAAAAGCCAACATGAAAGGGTCATACAGTCTTGTAGAGGCACAGAAATCAAAAGTGTAG